TCATCACTTGCATTAGTTGAATACCAGATAATAAACCATCACCAGTTGTATTATGTTGTAAGAAAACAATATGTCCAGATTGTTCTCCACCAAGATTGTAACCAGACTTTCTCATTTCTTCTACAACATAACGATCTCCTACTTGAGTTGTTACAGCTGCTAAGCCAGCTTCTTCAACAGCTTTATGGAAACCTAAGTTACTCATAACTGTTGCAACAATCGTATTTTTATTCAATTCATCGTTTGATGCAAGATATTTTCCGCAAATATATAAAATTTTATCTCCATCAACAATTTGACCATTTTCATCAACTGCTATTACGCGATCACCATCACCATCAAATGCCAAGCCTAAGTCTGCTTCTTTTTCAACAACAAATTTAGTTAATTCTTCAGGATGAGTCGATCCTACACCGTCATTAATATTTAATCCATCTGGTCTTACTCCCATTGTATAGAAATCAGTATCTAAATCAGCAAATAATTGATTAATCAATGGACTAGTTGCACCGTTTGCTCCATCTAGACAAACAGTTAATCCATTCAACGATTCAGATACCGTTTTTTTCAAGAATTCAATATATTTTTGAGAACCCTCACGGTAGATATTCAATGTTCCTAGCCCTAAAGCTGATGGACGAGGCAATAAATCTGTTTCCGCATCTAATAATACCTCAATCTCCTCTTCCTCTTCATCAGATAATTTGAAGCCATCAGGACCAAAGAATTTAATCCCATTATCTTCAGCAGGATTATGTGATGCTGAAATCATAACACCAGCAGCTGCTTTTTGTGTTCTTGTTAAATAAGCCACACCAGGAGTTGAAATAACGCCAAGTTGCAATACTTCGATTCCAACTGATAACAATCCAGAAATTAATGCTTGTTCTAATAATTGACCAGAAATTCGCGTATCTCTGCCTACTAATACCTGTGGTTTTCCTTCTGTCAAATGGCTGTGCTGACATAAAACATGTCCTCCACAACGTCCGATTTTAAATGCTAACTCTGGTGTCAATTCTTTATTGGCTATTCCTCTAACACCATCAGTTCCAAAATATTTACCCATTTTTTTATCTCCTAACTCAATTTACAATTTATTCTTTTATTTTATTTACTCGAACTATCACTCGTTGATGTTTTTACTTCATTTGGTTTAACTGTCACTGAGACAGTTTCTGGAATAACTTTCACTCCATTTGGAACAACAACAGCATATGAGCTAGTTACCGTTTCTTTAATATTACTTGTATCAATTTTTAATTCAATACCGTTTATTTCATCTAGTACTTCTTTAGGCCCTTCAATATCAACCATGTCATCTTTAATAGTAAAGGTAAAATCTTTTATCCCTTTAGGTATCGTTCCTGACTGAACAGGTGTAACTTTTACTCGTTTGCTTGGGACCGTTACTTTTACATTCACACTAACTGTTTCAGGTTCAATTTTTACATCAAGGGGCTCGCCAGATTTATTGACTGCATAAGGTTTGACTCTTTCAGAAAAATTGCTTGTCACATTTGTTTTATCACTCACACCTGCAATCACTCTGTCTACTTCTTTGACAGATGCTTCTGAACCACTTACTTTTACAGTCATCGGGTCAATTGTTGCTTCATTTGTTGAGTAACCCTCTTGATAAATTTTATTATCAATTGCCGGTTCCACTTTGAATGTATTACTATCCTTATTTTCGATCGTTACTGATAGTTTGCTTGGCTTAATAGTTCCCTTAACAGAATTAGGTAACCCAACTACCTCTAAAGGCACTTCATGTGTTCCTACATTATATTTAGTTAAGTCCATGACAACTGAAAATCCTCGTGTCTCAGCATTGGATTCTTTATCAAGTAAAATTTTATTATTACTTGTTAAATCAACAGAAACGGTTTCTTGGTAACCAGAAATAAAGTATTTATCTTGATTATACGTTACATTGACAGGTACATTTTCAGCTGTTGCTTGCAATTCTTTCATCGTTCCTGTAACGGATTTATTCGAAATAACAAACGAATTAGCATTATAATATAATAGAATAGCAAAAAAGAGAGATAAAATTCGAATAAACCAAGGTGATCTACTATCATTTTTCATCTTTTTTGCCTCCTTTTTTAAAGCTTTTTTTTACGTCTTCAATAAACAACGCAATACCTGATTGTGACTCTTCTTCACTAAAATCAGATAATTCTTGTTTTAACACTTCCAGATACGCTTCACGTTGAAGTCCAGGTAGAAATATTTTATTGTGTGTAATACTAACCTCTCCTGTTTCTTCTGATACAACAAGTGTTAAGGCATCTGATGTTTCACTGACACCAATTGCAGCACGATGTCTTGTTCCAAACTCTTTTGGAATTTTATTACTCTCAGACAGAGGTAAATAACTTGAAGCGGATGCTATTTTATTGTCTTTAATAATCACTGCACCATCATGTAATGGAGTATTTGGAATAAAAATATTAATTAATAACTGACTAGAAATATCTGCATCAAGTGGAATACCACTTTCAATAATATCGATTAAATTATCATTTCGTTGAATAGTAATCAACGCACCAATTTTCCGTTTAGACATATACTGTAGTGCTTCATCTAAAGCTGTTATAAAAGACTGTTGCATGTTTTTTTGTCTGCTAGAATGTGTTAAGGCAGCTCCTCTACCAAGATGTTCTAGCCCTCGTCTAACTTCTGGTTGAAAAATAACAATTGCTGCGACAACACCATAAGTGATCACCTGATTCATTAGCCATGAAACAGTATTTAAACCTAAAAAATCACTAACGATTCTTACAATGATAATCACTGCGATCCCCTTAAAAACTTGGATAGCCTTTGTGTCATTTAATAGCATTAAGAACTTGTAAACAACATACCAAACGACTAATATATCTACTACATGGATCAAAACACTCAAAGTTAAATACTTGTTGAGTAAATTTTGCCAAATCTCAGGTCTGAACAAGCTCGTTCCAGTTAATATCATCTTGCTCCTCCCCCTTCATTTTTTTTATAAGTATTTACACTATTAATAATCCCCCCAAATACTTGCTTTATGATACTTTTCTTATTATAACATAGGTTTATAATCTGAAAACCTAGAAATTATTTTTTTAACCATTTAATACATTTTTTACATAAAAAAACGCACCTGACATAATTATTAATCAGATACGTTTTATTCTTTTTATTTAATACTTATTATAATGTTGCTAAAACAATAAAGTTAATAATAAATAGTCCAGTAACGATCCATAAAACTGGAGAAATCTCTTTTACTTTTCCTTTAACTACTTTGATCAACACAAAAAATATAAAGCCAGCAGCAATACCATAAGAAATACTATAAGCTAGTCCCATAAAAATTGAAGTAAAGAAGGCTGGAATGGCATCTTCTAAATTGGTCCACTCAATTTCTTTAAATGATGACATCATCATCACGCCAACCAAAATTAATGCCGGCGCAGTTGCTTGTGTTGGAACAGCTCCTACAACTGGGGATAAAAAGCTACTCAATAAGAACATTGCTGCAACAACGACAGATGTTAACCCCGTTCTACCACCTGCACCAATGCCTGCTGCACTCTCAACATAGGTTGTCACGTTACTTGTTCCTACAATAGCACCTGCAGTTGTAGCAATAGCATCTGCAAACAATGCTTTATCCATTTTTGAATGAATCCCTCGACTAGTCATAACGGACTCTTCTTCTTCCTTAGAAAAAATACCAGTACGACGACCAGTTCCTATAAAGGTGCCAATAGTATCAAAAATATCAGACAAACTAAAAGCTAAGACCGTTAATAATACTTGTGGAATTTTTGATGCATCAGAAAACAGTGATGGCATACCATTTGGACCAAACGCTGCACCAAATGTTGTACCTAATTCTTTAATTGAGTTTACTAAAGAATTTTGTTGAAAATTAATCGTACTTAAATCAACTACACCCATTGGAATTGACATAATTGTTGTAATAACAATACCTATTAAGATAGCACCTTTTACATTTTTTATCACTAAAATAGTTGTAATAATTAATCCAATTAAGGCTAATATGATAGCAGGATTATTAAAATTCGCTAACGCTGGAACAATTCCCCCATTCGATACAACATTTGTTGCTTTATCACCATCAACAACTGATGAAACAATTGCGCTCTCATCTGATGTAAAGTGTAAAAATCCTGCATTTTTAATTCCAACATATGCAATAAAAATTCCTATTCCTCCACCAATAGCATGTTGTAAACTTTCAGGTATTGATTGAATAATTAATTTTCTTAATTTTGTAATTGTAATAATGATATTAATCATACCACATAAGAAAACCATTGCTAAACCTTGTTCCCATGAATAACCTAATCCCATCACAACTGTAAAGGTAAAAAAAGCATTTAATCCCATACCTGGGGCTTGGGCATATGGAACATTTGCA
This genomic stretch from Vagococcus sp. CY52-2 harbors:
- the cdaA gene encoding diadenylate cyclase CdaA, with amino-acid sequence MILTGTSLFRPEIWQNLLNKYLTLSVLIHVVDILVVWYVVYKFLMLLNDTKAIQVFKGIAVIIIVRIVSDFLGLNTVSWLMNQVITYGVVAAIVIFQPEVRRGLEHLGRGAALTHSSRQKNMQQSFITALDEALQYMSKRKIGALITIQRNDNLIDIIESGIPLDADISSQLLINIFIPNTPLHDGAVIIKDNKIASASSYLPLSESNKIPKEFGTRHRAAIGVSETSDALTLVVSEETGEVSITHNKIFLPGLQREAYLEVLKQELSDFSEEESQSGIALFIEDVKKSFKKGGKKDEK
- the glmM gene encoding phosphoglucosamine mutase, yielding MGKYFGTDGVRGIANKELTPELAFKIGRCGGHVLCQHSHLTEGKPQVLVGRDTRISGQLLEQALISGLLSVGIEVLQLGVISTPGVAYLTRTQKAAAGVMISASHNPAEDNGIKFFGPDGFKLSDEEEEEIEVLLDAETDLLPRPSALGLGTLNIYREGSQKYIEFLKKTVSESLNGLTVCLDGANGATSPLINQLFADLDTDFYTMGVRPDGLNINDGVGSTHPEELTKFVVEKEADLGLAFDGDGDRVIAVDENGQIVDGDKILYICGKYLASNDELNKNTIVATVMSNLGFHKAVEEAGLAAVTTQVGDRYVVEEMRKSGYNLGGEQSGHIVFLQHNTTGDGLLSGIQLMQVMKSSGKKLSELVADIEEYPQKLVNIKVSDKYGAMDVPAIKAVIEEVEGEMDGDGRVLVRPSGTEPLLRVMAEAPTEEKVNYYVEKIANVVIQEIGI
- a CDS encoding YbbR-like domain-containing protein, encoding MKNDSRSPWFIRILSLFFAILLYYNANSFVISNKSVTGTMKELQATAENVPVNVTYNQDKYFISGYQETVSVDLTSNNKILLDKESNAETRGFSVVMDLTKYNVGTHEVPLEVVGLPNSVKGTIKPSKLSVTIENKDSNTFKVEPAIDNKIYQEGYSTNEATIDPMTVKVSGSEASVKEVDRVIAGVSDKTNVTSNFSERVKPYAVNKSGEPLDVKIEPETVSVNVKVTVPSKRVKVTPVQSGTIPKGIKDFTFTIKDDMVDIEGPKEVLDEINGIELKIDTSNIKETVTSSYAVVVPNGVKVIPETVSVTVKPNEVKTSTSDSSSK
- a CDS encoding NCS2 family permease, which encodes MEKFFKLKENNTTVSTEIMAGVTTFFAMSYILFVNPTILSLSGMPFQAVFLATIIASAIGTLIMGLFANVPYAQAPGMGLNAFFTFTVVMGLGYSWEQGLAMVFLCGMINIIITITKLRKLIIQSIPESLQHAIGGGIGIFIAYVGIKNAGFLHFTSDESAIVSSVVDGDKATNVVSNGGIVPALANFNNPAIILALIGLIITTILVIKNVKGAILIGIVITTIMSIPMGVVDLSTINFQQNSLVNSIKELGTTFGAAFGPNGMPSLFSDASKIPQVLLTVLAFSLSDIFDTIGTFIGTGRRTGIFSKEEEESVMTSRGIHSKMDKALFADAIATTAGAIVGTSNVTTYVESAAGIGAGGRTGLTSVVVAAMFLLSSFLSPVVGAVPTQATAPALILVGVMMMSSFKEIEWTNLEDAIPAFFTSIFMGLAYSISYGIAAGFIFFVLIKVVKGKVKEISPVLWIVTGLFIINFIVLATL